A region of the Fischerella sp. PCC 9605 genome:
AAACAGGCAGAATTTAACTCTGAAATGACTCGAACCTATTCTCAAGATGCAAAATCTGAGATAGCTAGAGACTTAATTAATGTAATTTCAGATGTCAACACCGATGTTGGACGGATAACCAATGGTTTAGTTGATTTGCGGCTGTTATTACCTCTGGGATTTAGTGCGCTGGCTGTGCGTCAGTTGTTTATTAAAGGGCTGCAAATTGATGAAATACCTTGGTACACCCTTGCTTGGTATGCCTTCGACTCTTTTATGAAATTAAATACAACAAACGAATCAAATGATTAAAAATTAGGAAAAGCTACTATTTGGCTATTTGTAATTTTTAGTTTTCAGACAGGGGCAGGTATTTTTGTGATTAGAGTAATTCATAATCAGGTCAAAGGTAGAGCTAGATATAAAATTAAAGAGCTTTATCGATCGGAATATCTCAAACAAAATCTTGAGCGATCGCTCTCAGAACAGCCAGGAATCAATTACGTTTCTGCTAATCCATTAACTAGCAATATTCTGATTTTTTTTGAGTGCGAATATAGTACAGAGAAAATAGCAACATTAATTGAAAAAAGTATTTTAGAATATCAAAATTCAGATATAAAATCACCAGTAAAAATTTTATCCGCAACCGAAAAATCATTAACAAAAGAGACACCAAAACCCATTGCTAATGCTCAAGCACAAAGAATAGAAAACTGGCATCTAATTGAAACAGATTCAGCTCTAGATTCATTTAATACCTCAAAACAATCAGGATTATCTAGTGAGTCTGCTGCTGAAAATTTAAAGAAATATGGCCCGAATGTTCTAGCAACAGCAAAGACTCGTTCTGATTTAAGTATCTTGATTGATCAATTCAAGTCTTTGCCAGTTGCTTTATTGGGCATTGCTGCCGGTGTTTCATTAGTGACGGGGGGACTTATCGATGCCTTAGTGATTTTGGGCGTTGTTGGTCTGAATGCGGCGATTGGTTATACAACAGAAAGCCAGTCAGAAAGAATTATTCACTCCCTCGGCAGTCATCAGGAGACATCGACTTGGGTAATCAGAGATAGCAAGCAAATCGAAATTTCCACACAAGATGTTGTCATTGGCGATATTTTAGTTCTGAAAACAGGTGGTTACATAGCAGCAGATGCCCGACTGCTAGAGGCGGAAAATCTTAGTATTGATGAGTCTGCGTTAACAGGGGAAAGCATACCTGTAACTAAATCAACGACACCTCTAACAGGTGAAGATATTCCTTTGGCAGATCGTACAAATATGGTCTACAAAGGAACTTTGGTAACAGGTGGTCAAGGTTTGGCAGTGGTGGTAGCAACGGCCAAATTTACCGAAATGGGCAAGATTCAACAATTAGTTGGCGAAGCAACAGCAACCGAAACTCCTCTAGCCAGACAACTCGATGAAGTAGGTAGCCAACTAGTGGCAATTGGCATGGGAATTTGCGGACTTGTCTTTGGCATTGGGGTATTGCGGGGATATGGTTTGCTGCAAATGCTTCAATCATCTATATCCCTGGCGGTTGCTGCTGTTCCGGAAGGGTTGCCCACAATTGCCACTACAACCTTGGCTTTGGGTATCCAAGATATGCGTAAGCGTAACGTCCTTGTTCGCAGTCTTAGTGCTGTCGAAGCTTTGGGTTCGGTGCAAACCATTTGCTTGGATAAAACCGGAACGATTACAGAGAACCGGATGTCTGTTGTCGAAGTACATACAGACAGTCGCCAAATCGCTGTGTCTGATGGTGAATTTATCGCTAATGACGAGAATATCAATCCCTACGCTTGCGATGAATTGCTAAAGCTGATTCATGTATCGGTTCTGTGTAATGAAAGTCAAGTTAACCAAGAGCAAGATGGCGAGTATAGCATCAAAGGGTCGGCAACAGAAAATGCTTTGATTCACATGGCTATCAGTGCTGGGGTAGATGTGAACCAGCTTAGAGACAAGTATCAGCTGCTGCAAACTAACCTGCGCTCAGAGAATCGTAACATCATGAGTACGGTTCATGCTACTGACAATAACCATAAATTTGTTGCTGTTAAAGGCAGTCCGGCAGAAGTTGCCCAGATATGCAAATTCTGGGTCAAAGACGGGGAAGTCATACCTTTAACAGAAGAAGACAGGCAGGCGATCGAAATAGAAAATGACCGCATGGCAGGGAAAGCACTGAGAGTATTAGGTGTAGCTTATACCAATCAGGACGAGACTCACAACGGTCAAAATCCTGAACAAGACTTGACATGGCTTGGTCTAGTGGGTATGGCAGATCCGGTTCGCAAAGGTGTCAAAGAGTTAATGAGTGAATTTCATGGGGCTGGTATTGATACGGTGATGATTACCGGAGATCAAAGTCCTACTGCCTATGCGATCGCCAAAGAATTAGAATTAAGCAGAGATCCGCAACTAGAAATTCTAGACTCCACTGACCT
Encoded here:
- a CDS encoding DUF5132 domain-containing protein, with amino-acid sequence MPSSTFDWEQINVPEIVESLTGLIFAPVILPLAAAVHQPTVQTAIKGGIALSERCKEALAETTEVIENLAAEVNAELINNKQAEFNSEMTRTYSQDAKSEIARDLINVISDVNTDVGRITNGLVDLRLLLPLGFSALAVRQLFIKGLQIDEIPWYTLAWYAFDSFMKLNTTNESND
- a CDS encoding cation-translocating P-type ATPase translates to MIRVIHNQVKGRARYKIKELYRSEYLKQNLERSLSEQPGINYVSANPLTSNILIFFECEYSTEKIATLIEKSILEYQNSDIKSPVKILSATEKSLTKETPKPIANAQAQRIENWHLIETDSALDSFNTSKQSGLSSESAAENLKKYGPNVLATAKTRSDLSILIDQFKSLPVALLGIAAGVSLVTGGLIDALVILGVVGLNAAIGYTTESQSERIIHSLGSHQETSTWVIRDSKQIEISTQDVVIGDILVLKTGGYIAADARLLEAENLSIDESALTGESIPVTKSTTPLTGEDIPLADRTNMVYKGTLVTGGQGLAVVVATAKFTEMGKIQQLVGEATATETPLARQLDEVGSQLVAIGMGICGLVFGIGVLRGYGLLQMLQSSISLAVAAVPEGLPTIATTTLALGIQDMRKRNVLVRSLSAVEALGSVQTICLDKTGTITENRMSVVEVHTDSRQIAVSDGEFIANDENINPYACDELLKLIHVSVLCNESQVNQEQDGEYSIKGSATENALIHMAISAGVDVNQLRDKYQLLQTNLRSENRNIMSTVHATDNNHKFVAVKGSPAEVAQICKFWVKDGEVIPLTEEDRQAIEIENDRMAGKALRVLGVAYTNQDETHNGQNPEQDLTWLGLVGMADPVRKGVKELMSEFHGAGIDTVMITGDQSPTAYAIAKELELSRDPQLEILDSTDLNNLTPEALTALCDKVDVFARISPSNKLQIVQALQAAGQVVAMTGDGINDAPALKAAQVGVAMGKGGTDVAREVADIVLEDDRLETMIVAVSRGRTIYNNIRKSVHFLLATNLSEIMVMTTATAVGIGEPLNAIQLLWLNLVTDIFPGLSLALEAPEPDVLSKPPRNPNEPIIKSSDFGRIAFEAGTISVSTLAAYGYGILKYGISPQASTIAFMSLTSAQLLHTLSCRSENHSIFSQEKLPNNSYLNAAIVGSFAIQLLAIAIPPLRSLLKITPVDIVDGAAIGGSALLPLLINESTKNLPSANDDKK